A portion of the Streptomyces platensis genome contains these proteins:
- the sdhA gene encoding succinate dehydrogenase flavoprotein subunit — MKIHKYDTVIVGAGGAGMRAAIESTKRSRTAVLTKLYPTRSHTGAAQGGMAAALANVEEDNWEWHTFDTIKGGDYLVDQDAAEILAKEAIDSVLDLEKMGLPFNRTPDGTIDQRRFGGHSRNHGEAPVRRSCYASDRTGHMILQTLYQNCVKEGVEFFNEFYVLDLLLQDVDGVKKSAGVVAYELATGEIHVFQAKAIIFASGGTGKFFKVTSNAHTLTGDGQAAAYRRGLPLEDMEFFQFHPTGIWRMGILLTEGARGEGGILRNKDGERFMEKYAPVMKDLASRDVVSRSIYTEIREGRGCGPEGDHVYLDLTHLPPEQLDAKLPDITEFARTYLGIEPYTDPIPIQPTAHYAMGGIPTNVEGEVLADNTTVVPGLYAAGEVACVSVHGANRLGTNSLLDINVFGRRAGIAAAEYSATADFVELPEDPAQQVADQVERLRNSTGSERVTEIRKELQECMDANVMVFRTEQTIKSAVEKIGELRERYLNVSIQDKGKRFNTDLLEAIELGNLLDLAEVMAVSALARKESRGGHYREDYPNRDDVNFMRHTMAYREVGADGVESIRLDYKPVVQTRYQPMERKY; from the coding sequence ATGAAGATCCACAAGTACGACACCGTCATCGTCGGCGCCGGCGGCGCGGGCATGCGCGCGGCCATCGAGTCCACGAAGCGCAGCCGCACCGCGGTCCTGACGAAGCTCTACCCGACCCGCTCCCACACCGGCGCCGCCCAGGGCGGCATGGCCGCCGCCCTCGCGAACGTCGAGGAAGACAACTGGGAGTGGCACACCTTCGACACGATCAAGGGTGGCGACTACCTGGTCGACCAGGACGCCGCCGAGATCCTCGCGAAGGAGGCCATCGACTCGGTCCTCGACCTCGAGAAGATGGGCCTGCCGTTCAACCGCACGCCGGACGGCACGATCGACCAGCGCCGCTTCGGCGGTCACTCCCGTAACCACGGTGAGGCCCCGGTCCGCCGGTCCTGCTACGCCTCGGACCGCACCGGCCACATGATCCTCCAGACGCTGTACCAGAACTGCGTCAAGGAGGGCGTGGAGTTCTTCAACGAGTTCTACGTGCTCGACCTGCTGCTCCAGGACGTCGACGGCGTCAAGAAGTCCGCGGGCGTCGTCGCGTACGAGCTGGCCACCGGCGAGATCCACGTCTTCCAGGCGAAGGCGATCATCTTCGCGTCCGGCGGCACCGGCAAGTTCTTCAAGGTGACCTCCAACGCGCACACCCTGACCGGTGACGGCCAGGCCGCGGCCTACCGCCGCGGGCTGCCGCTGGAGGACATGGAGTTCTTCCAGTTCCACCCGACGGGCATCTGGCGCATGGGCATCCTCCTGACCGAGGGTGCGCGCGGCGAGGGCGGCATCCTTCGCAACAAGGACGGCGAGCGCTTCATGGAGAAGTACGCGCCCGTCATGAAGGACCTCGCCTCGCGTGACGTCGTCTCACGCTCCATCTACACGGAGATCCGTGAGGGCCGCGGCTGCGGTCCCGAGGGCGACCACGTCTACCTGGACCTGACCCACCTGCCGCCGGAGCAGCTGGACGCCAAGCTCCCGGACATCACCGAGTTCGCGCGGACCTACCTCGGCATCGAGCCCTACACGGACCCGATCCCGATCCAGCCGACCGCGCACTACGCCATGGGCGGCATCCCGACGAACGTCGAGGGTGAGGTGCTGGCCGACAACACCACCGTCGTGCCGGGCCTGTACGCCGCCGGCGAGGTGGCCTGTGTCTCCGTGCACGGCGCCAACCGCCTGGGCACCAACTCGCTGCTGGACATCAACGTCTTCGGGCGCCGGGCCGGCATCGCCGCGGCGGAGTACTCGGCCACGGCCGACTTCGTCGAGCTGCCCGAGGACCCGGCGCAGCAGGTCGCCGACCAGGTCGAGCGGCTGCGCAACTCCACGGGCAGCGAGCGGGTCACCGAGATCCGCAAGGAGCTCCAGGAGTGCATGGACGCCAATGTGATGGTGTTCCGCACCGAGCAGACGATCAAGTCCGCGGTCGAGAAGATCGGCGAGCTGCGCGAGCGCTACCTGAACGTGTCCATCCAGGACAAGGGCAAGCGGTTCAACACCGACCTGCTGGAGGCCATCGAGCTGGGCAACCTCCTCGACCTGGCCGAGGTCATGGCGGTGTCCGCGCTGGCCCGCAAGGAGTCCCGCGGCGGTCACTACCGCGAGGACTACCCCAACCGCGACGACGTCAACTTCATGCGGCACACCATGGCGTACCGCGAGGTGGGCGCAGACGGCGTCGAGTCGATCCGCCTCGACTACAAGCCGGTCGTGCAGACCCGCTACCAGCCGATGGAGCGTAAGTACTGA
- a CDS encoding succinate dehydrogenase hydrophobic membrane anchor subunit yields the protein MSETTSAETTAAGGPDGVSLYDVDHPAPVIEPPRKRTKKTGRASRGNFEMQAWLFMRLSGIVLVVLVLGHLLIQLVLDGGVSKIGFAFVAGRWASPFWQVWDLLMLWLAMLHGANGLRTVINDYAQRDNTRFWLKMLLYTATVFTVLLGTLVIFTFDPNIS from the coding sequence ATGTCTGAAACCACCTCCGCAGAGACCACGGCGGCGGGCGGGCCGGACGGCGTCTCGCTCTACGACGTGGACCACCCGGCCCCGGTCATCGAGCCGCCGCGCAAGCGCACCAAGAAGACCGGGCGCGCCTCCCGTGGCAACTTCGAGATGCAGGCCTGGCTCTTCATGCGGCTGTCCGGCATCGTCCTGGTCGTCCTGGTCCTGGGCCACCTGCTGATCCAGCTGGTCCTCGACGGCGGCGTCTCCAAGATCGGCTTCGCCTTCGTGGCCGGCCGCTGGGCCTCGCCGTTCTGGCAGGTCTGGGACCTGCTGATGCTGTGGCTGGCCATGCTGCACGGCGCCAACGGCCTGCGTACGGTCATCAACGACTACGCACAGCGGGACAACACCCGCTTCTGGCTGAAGATGCTGCTGTACACCGCGACGGTGTTCACCGTCCTTCTGGGCACGCTGGTGATCTTCACCTTCGACCCGAACATCTCCTGA
- the sdhC gene encoding succinate dehydrogenase, cytochrome b556 subunit: MPAGTLYRGREGMWSWVAHRVTGVLIFFFLFVHVLDTALVRVSPEAYDDVVATYKTPIVNVMEYGLVAAILFHALNGLRVIAVDFWSKGPKYQKQLLWTVVGIWVVLMAGAFYPVLQHTLRTLFGS; the protein is encoded by the coding sequence GTGCCGGCTGGAACGCTGTACCGCGGCCGGGAAGGCATGTGGTCCTGGGTGGCTCATCGAGTCACCGGCGTCCTCATCTTCTTCTTCCTGTTCGTTCACGTCCTCGACACCGCACTCGTCCGCGTCTCCCCCGAGGCGTATGACGACGTCGTAGCGACCTACAAGACGCCGATCGTCAACGTGATGGAGTACGGCCTGGTGGCCGCCATCCTCTTCCACGCGCTCAACGGCCTCCGGGTCATCGCCGTGGACTTCTGGTCCAAGGGCCCGAAGTACCAGAAGCAGCTGCTGTGGACCGTTGTCGGTATCTGGGTCGTCCTGATGGCCGGTGCCTTCTACCCCGTGCTGCAGCACACCCTGCGCACGCTGTTCGGGAGCTGA
- a CDS encoding 2-oxo-4-hydroxy-4-carboxy-5-ureidoimidazoline decarboxylase encodes MVRIPASVRSSPSFLQSPVPHLSNRPIRIRPRRPTLSGDIPAARPTTLRPPQPPRRGISSRVGGAALPHPRTEGIGLLRFNTLPREDALATLLSCCGSRRWAERVAAHRPYPDPESLLAAADEACYDLTAAELDEALAEESLSPQPLVGARGPGTLAAHTALRAAHAEYERRFRHVFVICLDGYRDEELLDQVLSGIRTRLGNEPDEERAVAADELRRLTRGRLARLMASGS; translated from the coding sequence TTGGTACGTATCCCGGCTTCGGTCCGCTCCTCCCCCAGCTTCCTTCAGTCGCCCGTCCCGCACCTGTCGAACCGACCTATTCGCATCCGTCCGAGGAGGCCCACGCTGTCCGGTGACATCCCGGCCGCCCGGCCGACGACGCTGCGCCCGCCGCAGCCCCCGCGGCGCGGCATATCTTCACGGGTCGGCGGCGCCGCGCTGCCGCACCCCCGCACCGAGGGCATCGGGCTCCTCCGCTTCAACACCCTGCCCCGCGAGGACGCCCTGGCCACGCTCCTGAGCTGCTGCGGCAGCCGCCGCTGGGCCGAGCGGGTCGCCGCGCACCGCCCGTATCCCGATCCGGAGTCCCTGCTCGCCGCGGCCGACGAGGCCTGTTACGACCTGACGGCGGCCGAGCTGGACGAGGCGCTCGCCGAGGAGTCGCTCTCGCCGCAGCCGCTGGTCGGCGCCCGTGGCCCCGGGACGCTGGCCGCCCACACCGCACTGCGCGCCGCGCACGCCGAGTACGAGCGGCGCTTTCGCCATGTCTTCGTCATCTGCCTGGACGGCTACCGCGACGAGGAGCTGCTCGACCAGGTGCTGTCCGGGATCCGCACCCGGCTGGGCAACGAGCCGGACGAGGAGCGGGCGGTCGCCGCGGACGAACTGCGCCGGCTGACCCGCGGGCGGCTGGCCCGGCTCATGGCCTCCGGCTCGTGA
- a CDS encoding beta-N-acetylhexosaminidase, with protein sequence MSNPMRPPRAPRPSASLRPATTPTRRTGPAARSALPAAALAAALLLAGCSGTADTETPGSTSAKVNPTSARATPTWAPVTGTPQVIPAVRDFRRADGRGWRPSKGARVVVPAGEKSNVADEAQRMARDLGLTVVYGDQTVQPGDIEVKITGKGGAQQANNVPVQGAADEAYTLTADGTRLTLTAPTDAGIFYGTRTVKQAVRAAGGLPEGTIQDRPGRPQRGMSLDNARKPYTQDWIEARIREIADLKLNQFQLHFSDDQGFRIQSDTHPEIVSADHLTKAQIRQIVALAGSLHISVVPELDSPGHLGAVLAHYPNLQLRNAQGRVITGAIDISNPKSAPLIDSLLKEMSELFTNPKGAPAYWHLGGDEYQALMSSSPATKYPQLAQAARQKYGPNGTIEDLTTGWLNDRQKTVEAKGKNRIEAWNDGFFSSPRVSPDKNRMVDYWTGKEGGHRDPSSFLREGRNVMNFNDEYLYYVLGEPNQFVYPTGQRIYETWTPLVIRGTQPVSVPASMTGPDRIPGARFAIWSDRAQAQTQAQVAAGIRLPLAALAQKTWDPRTPALSWTGFKALADRV encoded by the coding sequence ATGTCGAACCCGATGCGGCCGCCGCGCGCCCCGCGGCCCTCGGCCTCCCTGCGCCCCGCGACGACGCCGACGCGGCGCACGGGCCCGGCGGCCCGGTCCGCGCTTCCGGCCGCGGCGCTCGCCGCCGCCCTGCTGCTCGCCGGCTGCTCCGGCACCGCGGACACCGAGACGCCCGGGAGCACCAGCGCCAAGGTCAACCCCACCTCCGCCCGGGCCACCCCGACCTGGGCGCCGGTGACCGGGACGCCGCAGGTCATCCCCGCCGTCCGGGACTTCCGCCGGGCCGACGGCCGGGGCTGGCGGCCCTCCAAGGGGGCCCGGGTGGTCGTACCGGCCGGCGAGAAGAGCAATGTCGCCGACGAGGCCCAGCGGATGGCCCGGGACCTCGGACTGACCGTCGTCTACGGCGACCAGACCGTGCAGCCGGGCGACATCGAGGTGAAGATCACGGGCAAGGGCGGTGCGCAGCAGGCGAACAACGTGCCCGTCCAGGGCGCCGCCGACGAGGCCTACACCCTCACCGCCGACGGCACCCGGCTCACTCTCACGGCCCCCACCGACGCCGGAATTTTCTACGGCACCCGCACCGTCAAACAGGCCGTCCGCGCGGCCGGCGGTCTTCCCGAGGGCACCATCCAGGACCGGCCGGGCCGTCCGCAGCGCGGCATGTCACTGGACAACGCCCGCAAGCCGTACACCCAGGACTGGATCGAGGCCCGGATCCGGGAGATCGCGGATCTCAAGCTCAACCAGTTCCAGCTGCACTTCTCCGACGACCAGGGCTTCCGCATCCAGAGCGACACCCACCCCGAGATCGTCTCCGCCGACCATCTCACCAAGGCCCAGATCCGCCAGATCGTCGCGCTCGCCGGCAGCCTGCACATCTCCGTCGTCCCGGAACTCGACTCACCCGGCCACCTGGGCGCCGTCCTGGCCCACTACCCCAACCTCCAGCTGCGCAACGCCCAGGGCCGGGTGATCACCGGCGCGATCGACATCTCCAACCCCAAGTCGGCCCCGCTGATCGACTCGCTGCTGAAGGAAATGAGCGAGCTGTTCACCAACCCCAAGGGCGCCCCGGCCTACTGGCACCTGGGCGGCGACGAGTACCAGGCGCTGATGTCGTCCTCCCCGGCGACCAAGTACCCGCAGCTCGCGCAGGCCGCACGGCAGAAGTACGGGCCCAACGGCACCATCGAGGACCTGACGACCGGCTGGCTCAATGACCGGCAGAAGACCGTGGAGGCGAAGGGCAAGAACCGGATCGAGGCCTGGAACGACGGCTTCTTCTCCAGCCCGCGGGTGTCCCCGGACAAGAACCGGATGGTCGACTACTGGACCGGCAAGGAGGGCGGACACCGCGACCCCTCGTCCTTCCTGCGCGAGGGCCGCAACGTCATGAACTTCAACGACGAGTACCTCTACTACGTCCTCGGCGAGCCCAACCAGTTCGTCTACCCGACCGGCCAGCGGATCTACGAGACCTGGACCCCGCTGGTGATCCGCGGTACCCAGCCGGTGTCGGTGCCCGCGAGCATGACCGGCCCGGACCGGATTCCCGGGGCGCGCTTCGCGATCTGGAGCGACCGGGCGCAGGCGCAGACCCAGGCGCAGGTGGCCGCCGGAATCCGGCTGCCGCTGGCGGCACTGGCGCAGAAGACCTGGGACCCGCGGACGCCCGCCCTGTCCTGGACGGGCTTCAAGGCGCTGGCCGACCGGGTGTGA
- a CDS encoding RNA polymerase sigma factor, which translates to MRGDDIQPDDRRLTVAVQAAQDGDEAAFRTVYRAVHPRLLGYVRTLVSEPDVEDVTSEAWLQITRDLARFSGDADRFRGWAARIARNRALDHIRMRGRRPAIGGDESELADTPGASDTAGEALEALGTGRTMRLISRLPQDQAEAVVLRVVVGLDAKSAAEVLGKRAGAVRTAAHRGLRRLAELLGEEPGGGPGTRQDSSQDGGEGGAGQQEGTPTGRPAAGRRRGGGTVSGVPVQGRRRRDGMAESYVPGVTETAARTQKDM; encoded by the coding sequence GTGCGAGGGGACGACATTCAGCCGGACGACCGTCGGCTGACGGTGGCCGTGCAGGCGGCGCAGGACGGCGACGAGGCGGCGTTCCGTACCGTCTACCGGGCCGTACATCCCCGACTTCTGGGATATGTACGGACCTTGGTGAGCGAACCGGACGTAGAGGACGTCACCTCCGAAGCCTGGCTCCAGATCACCCGTGACCTCGCCCGCTTCAGCGGCGACGCCGACCGCTTCCGCGGCTGGGCCGCCCGTATCGCCCGCAACCGCGCCCTCGACCACATCCGGATGCGCGGCCGCCGCCCCGCGATCGGCGGCGACGAAAGCGAACTGGCCGACACCCCCGGCGCGTCCGACACCGCGGGCGAGGCACTCGAAGCCCTGGGCACCGGCCGCACCATGCGGCTGATATCCCGGCTGCCGCAGGACCAGGCCGAGGCCGTGGTGCTCCGGGTGGTGGTCGGGCTCGACGCCAAGAGCGCCGCGGAGGTGCTCGGCAAACGGGCCGGGGCGGTACGCACCGCCGCACACCGCGGACTGCGACGGCTCGCCGAACTCCTCGGCGAGGAACCGGGCGGCGGCCCAGGCACCCGGCAGGACAGCAGTCAGGACGGCGGCGAAGGCGGCGCCGGCCAGCAGGAAGGCACCCCCACCGGCCGGCCCGCGGCGGGCCGGCGCCGAGGTGGTGGAACGGTGAGTGGGGTGCCCGTACAGGGCAGAAGGCGCCGCGACGGCATGGCGGAATCGTACGTACCAGGTGTGACGGAAACGGCCGCACGAACGCAGAAGGACATGTGA
- a CDS encoding L,D-transpeptidase family protein yields the protein MAGRAAEIRGLRMQRSRGRRTAPAVAAVLVVAAFAVGCRPVTVTGAGAPDSKGVRYAPTTPAPPPLGRHMPPARHATKPRPAHTPHPARTPRPLMAPGSRGAQVRELQARLAQLGLFGRTPTGYYGSVTTTAVRAFQRRQGLPRTGTVQPATWRALRKQTGRPSRTHLHPPTAQPIGVPDPRCMRGRVICISKRSNTLAWVVDGRVVSAMDVRFGSQYTPTREGTFHITFKSRHHFSTLYHTAMPYAMFFSGGQAVHYSADFAAHGYRGASHGCVNVRDKKALAPLFNTVRPGTKVVIYH from the coding sequence ATGGCCGGTCGGGCCGCCGAGATCCGGGGGTTGCGCATGCAGCGGAGCAGGGGAAGACGTACGGCGCCGGCGGTGGCCGCGGTGCTGGTGGTGGCGGCGTTCGCAGTGGGCTGCCGTCCGGTGACGGTGACCGGGGCCGGCGCCCCGGACAGCAAGGGCGTCCGCTACGCCCCCACCACTCCCGCTCCTCCACCCCTCGGCCGCCACATGCCACCCGCCCGGCACGCCACCAAGCCGCGCCCCGCCCACACCCCGCACCCCGCAAGAACCCCCAGACCACTGATGGCGCCGGGCTCGCGCGGTGCGCAGGTCCGCGAACTCCAGGCGCGGCTGGCCCAGCTGGGCCTGTTCGGCCGCACCCCGACGGGCTACTACGGCTCGGTCACCACCACCGCGGTCCGCGCCTTCCAGCGGCGGCAGGGCCTGCCCCGTACGGGCACCGTGCAGCCCGCGACCTGGCGTGCCCTGCGCAAACAGACCGGCCGGCCGTCACGGACACACCTCCACCCGCCCACCGCACAGCCGATCGGCGTCCCCGATCCGCGCTGTATGAGGGGCAGGGTGATCTGCATCAGCAAGCGGAGCAACACGCTCGCCTGGGTGGTCGACGGCCGGGTCGTCTCGGCGATGGATGTCCGCTTCGGCTCGCAGTACACCCCCACCCGCGAGGGCACCTTCCACATCACCTTCAAGAGCCGCCATCACTTCTCGACGCTCTACCACACGGCCATGCCCTACGCGATGTTCTTCAGCGGCGGCCAGGCCGTCCACTACTCCGCGGATTTCGCCGCCCACGGCTACCGCGGCGCCTCCCACGGCTGCGTCAACGTCCGCGACAAGAAAGCGCTGGCCCCCCTCTTCAACACGGTCAGACCAGGCACCAAGGTGGTCATCTACCACTGA
- a CDS encoding acyl-CoA mutase large subunit family protein, which produces MAHESGSVRHNESGLPIEPVYGPAALDGWDPERRLGAPGAYPFTRGVYPSMYTGRPWTMRQYAGFGTARESNARYRQLIAHGTTGLSVAFDLPTQMGHDSDTPIASGEVGKVGVAIDSVEDMRVLLGGIPLDKVSTSMTINAPAALLLLLYQLVGEEEGVAAGQLNGTIQNDVLKEYIARGTYIFPPQPSLRLTADIFQYCRAEIPRWNTISISGYHMAEAGASPAQEIAFTLANGIAYVRTAVAAGMDVDDFAPRLSFFFVSRTTLLEEVAKFRAARRIWARVMREEFGATNPKSMMLRFHTQTAGVQLTAQQPEVNLARVTVQGLAAVLGGTQSLHTNSFDEAIALPTDKSARLALRTQQVLAYETDVTATVDPFAGSYAVESMTDDVQEAAVALMRRVEDMGGAVAAIERGFQKDEIERNAYRIAQETDAGERVVVGVNRFQLDEEEPYEPLRVDPAIEAQQVERLATLRARRNQRTVSTTLGDLRKAAEGTDNVLYPMREALRARATLGEVCEALRGVWGTYVPTDAF; this is translated from the coding sequence ATGGCGCACGAGTCGGGCAGTGTGCGGCACAACGAGAGCGGTCTGCCCATCGAGCCTGTGTACGGGCCGGCGGCGCTGGACGGCTGGGACCCGGAGCGCCGGCTCGGCGCGCCCGGCGCCTACCCCTTCACAAGGGGGGTCTATCCGTCGATGTACACCGGGCGGCCCTGGACGATGCGGCAGTACGCCGGCTTCGGCACCGCGCGTGAATCCAACGCCCGCTACCGGCAGCTGATCGCCCACGGCACGACGGGGCTGTCGGTCGCCTTCGACCTGCCGACGCAGATGGGGCACGACTCGGACACCCCGATCGCCTCCGGCGAGGTCGGCAAGGTCGGGGTGGCCATCGACTCCGTCGAGGACATGCGGGTGCTGCTCGGTGGCATCCCGCTGGACAAGGTGTCGACGTCGATGACGATCAACGCACCCGCCGCGCTGCTGCTGCTCCTCTACCAACTGGTGGGGGAGGAGGAAGGGGTGGCGGCCGGTCAGCTGAACGGGACCATCCAGAACGATGTGCTCAAGGAATACATCGCACGGGGCACCTATATCTTCCCGCCGCAGCCGTCCCTGCGGCTGACCGCGGACATCTTCCAGTACTGCCGGGCCGAGATCCCCCGGTGGAACACCATCTCCATCTCCGGCTACCACATGGCCGAGGCGGGTGCCTCGCCCGCGCAGGAGATCGCCTTCACGCTCGCCAACGGCATCGCCTATGTACGGACGGCCGTTGCCGCCGGCATGGATGTGGACGACTTCGCGCCCCGGCTCTCTTTCTTCTTCGTCTCGCGCACCACGCTGCTCGAAGAGGTTGCCAAGTTCCGTGCCGCGCGCCGGATCTGGGCCCGGGTGATGCGGGAGGAGTTCGGGGCCACGAACCCCAAGTCGATGATGCTGCGCTTCCACACCCAGACCGCGGGCGTGCAGCTCACCGCCCAGCAGCCCGAGGTGAACCTCGCCCGGGTCACCGTCCAGGGGCTCGCCGCCGTGCTCGGCGGCACCCAGTCGCTGCACACCAACTCCTTCGACGAGGCCATCGCGCTGCCCACGGACAAGTCGGCCCGGCTCGCGCTGCGGACCCAGCAGGTGCTCGCGTACGAGACCGATGTGACCGCCACCGTCGACCCGTTCGCCGGGTCCTACGCCGTCGAGTCGATGACCGATGACGTGCAGGAGGCCGCCGTGGCCCTGATGCGGCGGGTCGAGGACATGGGCGGCGCGGTGGCCGCCATCGAGCGGGGCTTCCAGAAGGACGAGATCGAGCGCAACGCCTACCGCATCGCGCAGGAGACGGACGCCGGCGAGCGCGTCGTGGTCGGCGTCAACCGCTTCCAGCTGGACGAGGAGGAGCCCTACGAGCCGCTGCGCGTCGACCCCGCCATCGAGGCCCAGCAGGTCGAACGCCTCGCCACCCTGCGGGCCCGCCGCAACCAGCGCACGGTCTCCACAACCCTCGGCGACCTCCGAAAGGCCGCCGAGGGCACCGACAACGTCCTCTACCCCATGCGCGAGGCACTGCGCGCCCGGGCAACGCTGGGCGAGGTGTGCGAGGCGCTGCGGGGGGTGTGGGGGACTTATGTGCCGACGGATGCGTTCTGA